A single genomic interval of Mycobacterium sp. DL592 harbors:
- a CDS encoding gluconokinase: MTSPIVVMGVSGSGKSTVGAALAQRLRVPFADADDFHPPANIAKMTAGHALNDEDRYPWLEAIGRWLADHRDGGVMSCSALKRSYRDQLRQHCADVRFLHLSGSPDVIARRQASRPGHFMPASLLASQFATLEPLDDDEHGMAVDVDQSIDAIVESYMSRTTGENA; this comes from the coding sequence ATGACCTCACCGATCGTGGTCATGGGGGTGTCCGGTTCGGGGAAGTCCACCGTCGGCGCCGCCCTGGCCCAGCGGCTACGTGTGCCTTTCGCCGATGCCGACGACTTCCATCCACCAGCCAACATCGCCAAGATGACGGCCGGTCACGCCCTCAACGACGAGGACCGCTACCCGTGGCTGGAAGCCATCGGCCGGTGGTTGGCCGATCACCGAGACGGCGGGGTGATGAGCTGCTCGGCGCTCAAACGCAGCTACCGCGACCAGTTGCGCCAGCACTGCGCCGATGTCAGATTTCTGCACCTGAGCGGGTCGCCCGACGTCATCGCCCGCCGCCAGGCCAGCAGGCCCGGCCACTTCATGCCCGCCTCGCTGTTGGCATCCCAATTCGCCACCCTCGAACCCCTCGACGACGACGAGCACGGGATGGCCGTCGACGTCGACCAGAGCATCGACGCGATCGTCGAGAGCTACATGTCCCGCACGACAGGAGAGAACGCATGA
- a CDS encoding DoxX family protein: protein MLIRRVARPMLAAVFIGQGIDALRSPKLAADAARPTLEGLQKLPDPIGSGVPSDAETFAKVTAAVQIGGGLLLATGRLPRLASAALAATVIPANLGAHMFWNENDPQRKTQKRREFMTDISLLGGLIIASADTAGKPSLGWRGRRAARKVTEAVSATLPGSSSAVLDSELADKVGHSLHVGAERGRELALVAGERTAPLLEAARKRGAELADVARERGAEVVEVARERGAEIAEAAREQSGELADTTRSRAKRLAKR from the coding sequence ATGTTGATTCGCAGAGTGGCCCGTCCCATGCTGGCGGCCGTGTTCATCGGCCAGGGTATCGATGCCTTGCGCAGCCCCAAACTGGCAGCCGACGCCGCCCGCCCGACGTTGGAGGGACTGCAGAAGCTTCCTGACCCGATCGGCAGCGGCGTGCCCAGTGATGCGGAGACGTTCGCGAAGGTGACGGCCGCGGTTCAGATCGGCGGCGGGCTGTTACTGGCCACGGGCCGGCTGCCGCGGCTGGCCTCGGCAGCCTTGGCGGCCACGGTGATTCCGGCCAACCTCGGCGCGCATATGTTCTGGAACGAGAACGACCCGCAGCGCAAGACGCAGAAGCGACGGGAGTTCATGACCGACATCAGCCTGCTCGGCGGGCTGATCATCGCCTCTGCGGATACCGCGGGTAAGCCGTCACTGGGCTGGCGCGGGCGTCGCGCGGCGCGCAAGGTCACCGAGGCCGTCTCCGCAACGCTGCCCGGCTCAAGCTCGGCAGTGCTGGACAGCGAGTTGGCCGACAAGGTCGGCCATAGCCTGCACGTCGGCGCAGAGCGCGGCCGCGAACTGGCCCTGGTGGCAGGCGAACGTACCGCTCCCCTCTTGGAGGCGGCGCGCAAACGCGGTGCCGAGCTGGCCGACGTGGCTCGTGAACGCGGTGCAGAGGTGGTCGAGGTGGCCCGCGAACGTGGCGCGGAGATCGCCGAAGCGGCGCGTGAGCAGAGCGGCGAACTGGCCGACACCACCCGTTCGCGAGCCAAGAGGCTGGCCAAACGCTGA
- a CDS encoding prenyltransferase: MARQPDLDGVPGITGILTPQQCRQTAESIAAVQESSGEIPWSETGHTDVWDHVECAMALSVAGLTEPARAAYDWCRREQRADGSWPIQYRRGVIEDANSDSNFCAYIATGIWHHVLVTGDRRFGEQMWPTVCAAIDFVLELQAGTGEIYWAQGPSGPLPEALLTGCASVYHSIRCALALADYVDDPQPEWEVALGRLGHAISDHPDSFTEKPHHSMDWYYPILGGAVRGSQANARIAERWDHFVVDGLGIRCVDDRPWVTGAETCEFVMALDAMGERRRALTQFAAMQHLREADGSYWTGLVFSDGKRWPVERTTWTGAAMILAADALSVTTGGSGIFRAAELPRGLEGDYDCECVRR, from the coding sequence ATGGCGCGGCAACCTGATCTCGACGGTGTGCCCGGCATAACCGGGATTCTCACTCCGCAACAGTGCCGCCAGACCGCGGAATCCATTGCCGCGGTGCAGGAATCCTCGGGTGAGATCCCCTGGTCGGAGACCGGGCACACCGACGTCTGGGACCACGTCGAGTGCGCCATGGCGTTGAGCGTGGCGGGGTTGACCGAGCCTGCCCGGGCAGCCTACGACTGGTGTCGGCGCGAGCAGCGCGCCGACGGTTCCTGGCCAATCCAGTACCGGCGCGGAGTCATCGAAGACGCCAACAGCGATAGCAACTTCTGCGCATACATCGCCACCGGTATATGGCATCACGTGCTGGTGACCGGTGACCGCCGCTTCGGCGAGCAGATGTGGCCGACCGTGTGCGCGGCCATCGACTTCGTCCTGGAACTCCAGGCCGGCACCGGTGAGATCTATTGGGCCCAAGGCCCTTCCGGGCCGCTACCCGAGGCGCTGCTGACCGGGTGTGCCAGCGTGTACCACAGCATCCGGTGTGCGCTCGCGCTGGCCGACTACGTCGACGACCCGCAGCCCGAGTGGGAGGTGGCACTGGGCCGTCTTGGCCACGCGATCAGCGATCACCCGGACTCCTTCACCGAGAAGCCCCACCACTCGATGGACTGGTACTACCCCATCCTCGGCGGAGCCGTGCGGGGGTCACAGGCCAACGCCCGCATCGCCGAACGGTGGGATCATTTCGTCGTCGACGGCCTGGGCATCCGGTGCGTCGATGACCGGCCCTGGGTCACCGGTGCGGAAACCTGCGAATTCGTGATGGCGCTGGACGCCATGGGTGAACGCCGTCGCGCGCTGACCCAATTCGCCGCGATGCAGCACCTGCGCGAAGCCGACGGTTCCTACTGGACCGGCCTGGTGTTCTCCGACGGCAAGCGCTGGCCGGTGGAGCGCACCACCTGGACCGGTGCAGCGATGATCCTGGCGGCCGACGCGCTGTCGGTCACGACCGGCGGCAGCGGGATTTTCCGCGCGGCCGAACTGCCCCGCGGACTCGAGGGCGACTACGACTGTGAGTGCGTCAGGCGCTGA
- a CDS encoding DUF4333 domain-containing protein → MRRTGAILAALVLSGAALSGCSFSASTGKPVVDKADLQKDISDRLAKAGQKPESVTCNDNLEGEVGKTTRCEVVLSATNSFEPIVTVTKVEGTTVSYDMAPAVNKEQLQKAVSTLVSDSSGVKVDSVSCESGLEGKTGAEAHCDVTAGGVTLRRTVDVTKVDGLMMNFTVIPVLPKAQVESSLLDQLAAQLGQRPDSADCSDNLEGKPGTTVDCAVVAGADHQDFTLTVSTVEGDTVNYSFAPKA, encoded by the coding sequence ATGCGACGGACAGGTGCGATTTTGGCGGCGCTGGTGCTCAGTGGAGCGGCGCTGTCGGGGTGCTCGTTCAGCGCCTCGACCGGAAAGCCCGTGGTGGACAAGGCCGATCTGCAGAAGGACATCAGCGATCGACTCGCGAAGGCCGGCCAGAAGCCGGAGTCGGTGACCTGCAACGACAACCTGGAGGGGGAGGTCGGCAAGACCACCCGCTGCGAGGTGGTGCTCAGCGCCACCAACAGTTTCGAACCGATCGTGACTGTCACCAAGGTCGAAGGCACGACTGTCAGCTACGACATGGCGCCTGCGGTGAACAAGGAGCAGCTGCAGAAGGCGGTCTCGACCCTGGTGTCGGACTCTTCGGGCGTGAAGGTCGACTCGGTTAGTTGCGAGTCGGGCCTGGAGGGCAAGACGGGCGCCGAGGCGCACTGCGATGTCACCGCGGGCGGGGTCACCCTGAGGCGCACCGTCGACGTCACCAAGGTCGACGGCCTGATGATGAACTTCACGGTCATCCCGGTGTTGCCCAAGGCGCAGGTGGAGAGCTCACTGCTGGATCAGCTCGCGGCGCAGCTGGGTCAGCGCCCGGATTCGGCGGACTGCAGTGACAACCTCGAAGGCAAGCCGGGTACCACGGTTGATTGCGCGGTCGTCGCCGGTGCGGACCACCAGGACTTCACCCTGACCGTGTCGACGGTGGAGGGCGACACTGTCAACTACAGCTTCGCGCCCAAGGCCTGA
- a CDS encoding class I SAM-dependent methyltransferase, whose amino-acid sequence MSRTETALAAQTSRLFDLADEVIGFMPADEGRALFDAATRYLDHGVAVEIGTYCGKSTVLLGAAAAASDSVLYTIDHHHGSEEHQPGWEFHDTSMVDPVSGRFDTLPTFRRTLDAAGLDDTIVAVVGKSPVVARGWRTPLQLLFIDGGHSETAAQQDFEGWAKWVSPGGTLVIHDVFPDPRDGGRPPYNIYCRALESGHFTEVSAFGSLRVLERTSGAAGEEPVSA is encoded by the coding sequence ATGAGCCGTACCGAGACCGCGCTTGCCGCGCAAACTTCCCGACTGTTCGATCTGGCCGACGAAGTGATCGGGTTCATGCCCGCCGACGAAGGCCGCGCGCTCTTCGACGCGGCGACGCGCTACCTCGATCACGGGGTGGCCGTCGAGATCGGCACGTACTGCGGCAAGTCCACCGTGTTGCTCGGCGCGGCGGCCGCCGCCTCCGACAGCGTGCTGTACACGATCGATCACCACCATGGATCCGAGGAGCACCAGCCGGGCTGGGAGTTCCACGACACCTCGATGGTCGACCCGGTCAGCGGCCGCTTCGACACGCTGCCCACCTTCCGCCGCACACTGGATGCCGCCGGCCTCGACGACACCATCGTCGCCGTGGTCGGCAAGTCGCCGGTGGTCGCCCGCGGGTGGCGCACCCCGCTGCAGCTGCTGTTCATCGACGGCGGCCATAGCGAGACCGCCGCCCAGCAGGACTTCGAGGGCTGGGCCAAGTGGGTGTCGCCCGGTGGCACGCTGGTCATCCACGACGTGTTCCCCGACCCGCGCGACGGCGGCCGGCCGCCGTACAACATCTATTGCCGCGCACTAGAATCCGGTCATTTCACCGAGGTGAGCGCTTTCGGTTCGCTGCGGGTCCTCGAGCGCACCTCCGGAGCGGCAGGCGAGGAACCCGTCAGCGCCTGA
- a CDS encoding glycosyltransferase family 4 protein — protein sequence MRIALLSYRSKTHCGGQGVYVRHLSQGLVELGHQVEVFSGQPYPEILDPRVRLTEVPSLDLYREPDPFRVPRPSEIRDRIDLLELATMWTSGFPEPRTFSLRAARLLAKRRGEFDVVHDNQCLGTGLLKIAASGLPVVATVHHPITRDRVLDLAAAKWWRKPLVHRWYGFAQMQKKVARNIPDLLTVSSSSATDIADDFGVSPQQLRVVPLGVDTELFKPRDLPRVPGRIIAISSADRPLKGIGHLLQAVARLRAEHDLQLQLVAKLEPNGTTEKLIAELGISDIVHTSSALSDAELAELFASAEIACIPSLYEGFSLPAVEAMASGTPIVASRAGALPEVLGADGECADLVTPGDVGELTFALDRLLSSPERRQWLGTAGRRRALDVFSWESVAAQTVRVYEQAIARTGRVHSDIEVVDEPC from the coding sequence ATGCGAATTGCGTTGCTGTCCTATCGCAGCAAGACACACTGCGGTGGGCAGGGCGTCTACGTCCGTCACCTGAGCCAGGGACTGGTCGAACTGGGCCACCAGGTGGAGGTTTTCTCTGGTCAGCCCTACCCCGAGATTCTCGATCCGCGGGTCCGGCTGACCGAGGTACCGAGCCTGGACCTCTACCGCGAGCCCGACCCCTTCCGGGTGCCCCGGCCCAGCGAGATCCGCGACCGGATCGACCTGCTCGAACTGGCCACCATGTGGACGTCCGGCTTCCCCGAGCCGCGCACCTTCAGCCTGCGCGCCGCCCGCCTGTTGGCGAAGCGTCGCGGTGAGTTCGACGTGGTGCACGACAATCAGTGCCTGGGCACCGGGTTGCTCAAGATCGCCGCGAGCGGGCTGCCGGTGGTAGCCACCGTTCACCATCCGATCACCCGCGACCGGGTGTTGGACCTTGCCGCCGCGAAGTGGTGGCGAAAGCCTTTGGTGCACAGGTGGTATGGCTTCGCCCAGATGCAAAAGAAGGTTGCCCGCAACATTCCCGACCTGTTGACCGTCTCGTCGTCGTCGGCCACCGACATCGCCGACGACTTCGGCGTGAGCCCACAGCAGCTGCGGGTGGTCCCCCTCGGTGTTGACACCGAGCTGTTCAAACCGCGCGACCTGCCGCGCGTCCCGGGGCGCATCATCGCGATCTCGAGCGCTGACCGGCCGCTGAAGGGCATCGGTCACCTGCTTCAGGCAGTGGCCCGGCTGCGTGCCGAGCACGACCTGCAGTTGCAGCTGGTCGCCAAGCTGGAACCGAACGGCACCACCGAGAAGCTGATCGCCGAACTCGGCATCTCCGACATCGTGCACACCTCCAGCGCCCTGAGCGACGCGGAGCTCGCCGAGCTGTTCGCCTCGGCCGAAATCGCCTGCATCCCGTCGCTGTACGAGGGGTTCTCCCTTCCGGCGGTCGAGGCGATGGCCAGCGGGACGCCGATCGTGGCCAGCCGGGCCGGGGCGCTGCCCGAGGTGCTCGGAGCCGACGGTGAGTGCGCCGACCTGGTGACACCCGGCGACGTCGGTGAACTCACCTTCGCCCTGGACCGACTGCTCAGCTCCCCCGAGCGCAGGCAGTGGCTCGGCACCGCGGGGCGGCGCCGAGCGCTCGACGTGTTCAGCTGGGAATCGGTAGCCGCGCAGACAGTACGGGTATATGAACAGGCGATCGCCCGCACCGGGCGGGTCCACTCCGACATCGAGGTGGTCGACGAACCATGCTGA
- a CDS encoding FadR/GntR family transcriptional regulator, with translation MTSEPIVGELHGSVLTALGRDIVSGHYQPGQVLNLEGVSATHGVSRSVAREAVRVLESMGMVAPRRRVGITIQPSSKWNVFDPRVIRWRLDVGDRAAQLLSLSELRRGFEPAAAALAARRADPHQCRIMAAAVSDMVVHGRSGDLDAYLLADKVFHRALLEASGNEMFRALYDVVAEVLAGRTHHGMMPPTPNPAAIELHDQVARAVRLRDEDAAERAMRAIIDESAAAVAADADAAQPAR, from the coding sequence GTGACTTCGGAGCCAATAGTCGGTGAGCTGCACGGCAGTGTCCTGACCGCGTTGGGCCGGGACATCGTCTCCGGGCACTACCAGCCGGGCCAGGTGCTCAACCTCGAGGGCGTCAGCGCCACCCACGGCGTCTCCCGGTCGGTCGCCCGCGAAGCCGTCCGGGTCCTCGAGTCGATGGGAATGGTCGCACCCCGCCGGCGGGTCGGTATCACCATTCAGCCCTCGAGCAAGTGGAACGTCTTCGACCCCAGAGTCATCCGCTGGCGGCTCGACGTGGGAGATCGTGCGGCCCAACTGCTTTCGCTGTCCGAACTGCGGCGCGGGTTCGAACCGGCCGCCGCAGCACTGGCCGCGCGCCGAGCCGACCCGCATCAGTGCCGGATCATGGCGGCCGCGGTATCCGACATGGTGGTCCACGGCCGCTCGGGCGACCTGGACGCATACCTGTTGGCCGACAAGGTTTTTCACCGAGCCCTGCTGGAAGCCAGCGGCAACGAGATGTTCCGCGCGCTCTACGATGTGGTGGCCGAGGTGCTGGCCGGGCGAACCCATCACGGGATGATGCCGCCGACCCCCAACCCCGCGGCCATCGAGTTACACGATCAGGTGGCCCGCGCAGTGCGGCTGCGCGACGAGGACGCCGCCGAACGGGCGATGCGCGCCATTATCGACGAGTCGGCGGCTGCAGTCGCAGCCGATGCCGATGCCGCGCAGCCGGCCCGCTAG
- a CDS encoding class I SAM-dependent methyltransferase, translating into MLTVNYDRLHVGPGSNVIDVGCGAGRHSFEAYRRGANVIAFDQDAEELANVDTMLQAMGEAGEAPESAKAQVVVGDALALPYPDGSFDCVIASEILEHIPDDDAAISELIRVLKPGGSLAVTVPRWLPEKICWLLSDEYHANEGGHIRIYRADELRDKLVRGGLTFTHSHHAHALHSPFWWLKCAVGVEKPEHPAVKAYHKLLVWDMMSRPALTRVAESALNPVVGKSVALYFEKPVTDGAAT; encoded by the coding sequence ATGCTGACGGTGAACTACGACCGGCTGCACGTGGGGCCGGGAAGCAATGTGATCGACGTCGGATGCGGCGCCGGGCGGCACAGCTTCGAGGCCTACCGACGCGGCGCCAACGTGATCGCCTTCGACCAGGACGCCGAGGAACTGGCCAACGTCGACACGATGCTGCAGGCGATGGGAGAGGCCGGCGAGGCACCCGAGTCCGCCAAGGCCCAGGTGGTCGTCGGTGACGCGCTGGCCCTGCCCTACCCCGACGGCAGCTTCGACTGCGTGATCGCCTCGGAGATCCTCGAGCACATCCCCGACGACGACGCCGCAATCTCCGAACTGATCCGCGTGCTCAAACCGGGCGGCTCGCTGGCGGTGACCGTGCCGCGTTGGCTTCCGGAGAAGATCTGCTGGCTGCTCTCCGACGAATACCACGCCAACGAGGGCGGCCACATCCGGATCTACCGAGCCGACGAGCTGCGCGACAAGCTGGTCCGGGGCGGCCTGACGTTCACCCACTCTCATCACGCCCACGCGCTGCATTCACCGTTCTGGTGGCTCAAATGCGCTGTCGGCGTGGAAAAGCCGGAGCATCCGGCGGTCAAGGCGTATCACAAGCTGCTGGTCTGGGACATGATGTCGAGGCCTGCGCTGACCAGGGTGGCCGAGTCCGCGCTCAACCCCGTGGTGGGCAAAAGCGTCGCGCTCTACTTCGAGAAGCCGGTGACCGATGGCGCGGCAACCTGA
- a CDS encoding RDD family protein — translation MRFAARLIDGILVSIVAVILAFLFHATSNILVTGLFSGLLTFAYFLFFEGTQGWTPAKKILGLSVRGPGGAPKPTLQQAAIRNSFTLLSVVPYIGGLLGVIAYIVIAVTINNSPSKQGKHDELAGGTQVVKG, via the coding sequence GTGCGTTTTGCCGCCCGGCTGATCGACGGCATCCTCGTCAGCATCGTCGCGGTCATCCTGGCGTTCCTGTTCCACGCGACGAGCAATATCCTTGTCACCGGCCTGTTTTCGGGCCTGCTGACGTTTGCCTACTTCTTGTTCTTCGAGGGCACCCAGGGCTGGACGCCGGCGAAGAAAATCCTCGGGCTCTCGGTCCGCGGCCCCGGTGGGGCACCCAAGCCGACCCTTCAGCAGGCGGCGATCCGCAACTCGTTCACCCTGCTGTCGGTGGTCCCCTACATCGGCGGGCTGCTCGGGGTCATCGCCTATATCGTCATCGCGGTGACGATCAACAACAGCCCGAGCAAGCAGGGCAAGCACGATGAACTTGCAGGCGGCACGCAAGTGGTCAAGGGCTGA
- a CDS encoding GntP family permease, whose protein sequence is MNQSGILLAEAPKLPQPVASGWQLILAFLAGIAVIVVLITVAKLHPFLALIFGALTVGVVAGENLEKVLKSFADGFGTTAAGVGILIALGAMFAKLLADSGGADQIVDTIVGHASPRALPWAMALVGAIIGLPMFFEIGLVLLMPVIYLVSRRSQLSVVTVGIPALAGLSAMHGFVPPHPGPLTAINLLGADLGLTLALGVAVAIPTIIVAGPLFGKLAGRWVVVDAPDTFAPDEFATRREGPGAAIAADEARQLRRPSFAMTLFSVLLPVGLMLGKALVDIFIDNENQWFRIIFDVLGTPLVALLLAVIVGIFTLGVGAGMTRSQLTTCIESGLPPVAGIILIVAAGGGFKQVLVDSGIGTLLADWAKGVNISVILLAWLLAVLIRLATGSATVATITASSLVLGLVDGLSNPQLSLVVLAVGAGSLFFSHVNDAGFWLVNQYFRLSVGQTIKTWSIMETVLSVSGLVVVLLLGLLI, encoded by the coding sequence ATGAATCAGTCCGGCATTCTTCTGGCCGAGGCGCCGAAACTCCCGCAGCCGGTGGCGTCCGGGTGGCAGCTCATCTTGGCCTTCCTCGCCGGCATCGCAGTGATCGTCGTGCTCATCACCGTCGCCAAGCTGCATCCGTTCTTGGCCCTGATCTTCGGCGCCCTGACAGTCGGAGTCGTTGCCGGGGAGAACCTCGAGAAGGTACTGAAGTCGTTCGCCGACGGCTTCGGCACGACCGCGGCCGGAGTCGGCATTCTGATCGCACTCGGCGCTATGTTCGCCAAACTCCTGGCGGATTCGGGCGGCGCCGACCAGATCGTCGACACCATCGTCGGTCATGCCTCGCCACGCGCACTGCCCTGGGCCATGGCGCTGGTCGGTGCCATCATCGGGTTGCCGATGTTCTTCGAGATCGGCCTGGTGCTGCTGATGCCGGTGATCTACCTCGTCTCGCGGCGTTCCCAGCTGTCCGTGGTCACCGTGGGAATCCCCGCTCTGGCAGGCCTTTCCGCAATGCACGGGTTCGTGCCGCCGCACCCCGGCCCACTGACCGCGATCAACCTGCTCGGTGCCGACCTCGGGCTCACGCTCGCACTGGGAGTCGCGGTGGCGATCCCGACGATCATCGTGGCCGGGCCGCTGTTCGGGAAGCTCGCCGGACGCTGGGTCGTCGTCGACGCGCCCGACACCTTCGCGCCCGACGAATTCGCCACGCGCCGCGAGGGTCCCGGCGCTGCCATCGCTGCCGACGAAGCCCGGCAGCTCCGCCGCCCGTCGTTCGCCATGACATTGTTCAGTGTCCTGCTACCCGTCGGCCTGATGCTGGGCAAGGCGCTGGTGGATATCTTCATCGACAACGAAAACCAATGGTTCCGAATCATTTTCGACGTCCTTGGCACGCCGCTGGTGGCCCTGCTGCTCGCCGTGATCGTCGGCATCTTCACCCTCGGCGTCGGGGCCGGGATGACGCGCAGTCAGTTGACCACCTGCATTGAGTCGGGTCTGCCTCCCGTCGCAGGCATCATCCTGATCGTCGCCGCCGGTGGCGGCTTCAAGCAGGTGCTCGTCGACAGCGGGATCGGCACGCTGCTCGCGGACTGGGCCAAGGGCGTCAACATCTCGGTGATCCTGCTGGCCTGGCTGCTGGCGGTGCTGATCAGGCTGGCGACCGGGTCGGCGACGGTCGCGACCATCACCGCGTCCTCGCTGGTGCTCGGACTCGTCGACGGTCTCAGCAACCCGCAGCTGTCTCTGGTCGTGCTGGCCGTCGGCGCCGGCTCGCTGTTCTTCTCACACGTCAACGACGCCGGCTTCTGGTTGGTCAACCAGTACTTCCGGCTCAGCGTCGGTCAGACCATCAAGACCTGGTCGATCATGGAGACGGTGCTCTCGGTGAGCGGCCTGGTGGTGGTGCTGCTGCTCGGCCTACTGATCTGA
- a CDS encoding MBL fold metallo-hydrolase, with translation MYYEWESPAPGVHRCRLPFLDVTVGLVHGRDGVVLIDCGTTLLEAAQLSSDIADITGAAVTHIVMTHHHFDHILGAPGFGGAISYAPPAVARALTTGIGEVRAHALQYGADAGELDRAIAAARAPDHVITEVDLDLGDRTIRVEHPGRGHTDHDLVVVVAPVGAQHRTVVFCGDLVEESADPAINAESDVRAWIGTLDRLLALGGPDAIYIPGHGAAVDAAFVARQRDWLTTRS, from the coding sequence ATGTACTACGAGTGGGAATCACCGGCACCTGGCGTGCACCGCTGTCGGCTGCCGTTCCTCGACGTCACCGTCGGGCTGGTTCACGGGCGCGACGGTGTTGTCCTGATCGATTGCGGGACAACGCTTTTGGAAGCCGCTCAGCTCAGCAGTGATATCGCGGACATTACCGGCGCCGCGGTCACCCACATCGTGATGACCCATCACCACTTTGACCACATACTGGGAGCGCCGGGGTTCGGCGGGGCCATCAGCTACGCCCCGCCGGCCGTCGCCCGGGCGCTGACGACGGGGATCGGCGAGGTTCGCGCGCACGCCCTGCAGTACGGGGCCGACGCGGGTGAACTCGACCGGGCGATCGCCGCCGCCAGGGCACCCGACCACGTCATCACCGAGGTGGACCTCGACCTCGGTGACCGCACGATCCGCGTCGAACACCCCGGTCGCGGCCACACCGACCACGACCTGGTGGTGGTCGTCGCCCCGGTCGGTGCCCAGCATCGCACCGTGGTCTTCTGCGGTGACCTCGTCGAGGAATCCGCCGACCCGGCGATCAACGCGGAGTCCGATGTCCGGGCCTGGATCGGCACCCTGGATCGCCTGCTCGCCCTCGGCGGGCCGGACGCGATCTACATCCCCGGACACGGCGCTGCCGTCGATGCGGCGTTCGTGGCGCGTCAGCGCGACTGGCTCACCACCCGGTCGTGA
- a CDS encoding TetR/AcrR family transcriptional regulator: MSEPVAREATRRRLTAKQAATVDRLGRAAVEVLSREGFAGLTIRMVAAEAGVGAATAYTYFSSKEHLVAEVFWRRLASTPAPPFDSADPADRVVVVLRNIALLVADEPELAGAVTTALLGKDPDVEHLRFRIGREIHDRLCTALGAQADSEVVESLEQLCAGTLVRAGMGYASYTEISSKLERSARMLLS; the protein is encoded by the coding sequence GTGTCTGAACCGGTAGCTCGCGAAGCGACACGGCGCCGGTTGACAGCCAAGCAGGCCGCCACCGTCGATCGCCTCGGGCGCGCTGCGGTGGAGGTGCTGAGCCGAGAAGGTTTCGCCGGTCTGACGATTCGGATGGTGGCCGCCGAGGCAGGTGTGGGCGCGGCCACGGCATACACCTACTTCTCGTCCAAGGAGCATCTGGTCGCCGAGGTGTTCTGGCGCCGGCTGGCCTCGACCCCCGCTCCCCCGTTCGACTCCGCCGATCCGGCGGACCGCGTGGTGGTGGTGTTGCGCAACATCGCCCTGCTGGTCGCCGACGAGCCCGAACTGGCCGGTGCGGTGACCACCGCCCTGCTGGGCAAGGATCCCGACGTCGAGCACCTGCGCTTCCGCATCGGCAGAGAGATCCACGACCGACTCTGCACAGCCCTTGGCGCACAAGCAGATTCAGAGGTCGTCGAGTCTCTCGAGCAGCTGTGCGCGGGCACGCTGGTGCGCGCCGGGATGGGTTACGCTTCGTATACCGAGATCTCCTCGAAGCTCGAGCGGTCCGCGCGAATGCTGCTGAGCTGA